The segment TGAAGGCTGGACTCTGTAGTGGGAGGTTCCGGTTCTTACAGGGGAGGATAGTAGGCAGGGAGGAAAGCGGGGAGAGGCCGGGCAGGCCTGTCCTACCTGGGTCAGGGGGATGACCCTCTCCATGCGAAGCATGCGGTCCCGCAGGGCCTGCAGCTCGCGGTCCTTGGTGCTGTTCTGCAGCTTCACCTCCTGCAGGATCCCTGTCAGCTTGTCAATGTGAGCCCGCAGGTCCTCCACCTCTGCGCCGCGGGCTCCCTCCTCACTGCCGCCACCTCCACCTCCGCCACCTTCTTCCTCGCCCACCGTGTCCCAGACGTCCCGGGCCACGGCCCTCCAGGCGTCCCCAGGCCCCTCGGGCTTGCCGTACGTGCGGCAGAGCTCCCGCATCTTGAGGGCAGCCAGGGCCTCGATCTCGGCCCGCCCGTGGCGGAAGTCAGCCAGGGCCACCTCATAGCAGATCTCCTTCACAGCCTGCATCTTCAGGTCGGCCATGGTGGCCCAGCGAGGGTCTTTGCCCTGCAGCCGCCTCCGCTGGGGGATCTGGTACACCCTGCGGGGGGCCCTGCGCTTGCCACTGCTGGGTAGGCCACAGCGCTTGACGATGGTTTGGACCGTGGTTGGGGGCAGCTGCTCGCGCAGAGATGAGATGAGCCGCCAGCTCTCTTCGCAGGAGCGCTTGTCAGAGTCATCCCCACTGTCAGAGTCCGCGTACTGGGGCCAGAGAGAAGGGAGACAGGTGGGGAGACAGCTAAGGACACCTCAGGGCAGTGCATCCCAACAACACAGAAACACGGTGGTTAGAACCGTGCAGTGCGGGGCACAGGTCTTGATCTCCGCTTGTCTGCACAGCAGAGGTGATGACAGCACCTCCCCACAGGTACTTggagtgtgtggtgtggtggCTGGCACAGAGGAAGTGAGTATAGCTAATAAGCTGCACCCATGCCCAGTGCGGGTTTCATGTATATATCACTCAGGAcgagattaaagatttaaaagttcaagggactttcttgttgctccagtggttaagaatcctccttgcaatgcGGGGGACATGGTTCcacccttggttggggaactaagatcccatgtgccatgggcCAACTAAGCCcattcgccacaactagagaacctgtgcactgcaacaaaagatcccacgtgacacaactaagacccagtgcagccaaatgaatacatattttaaatagtaaaaataaaagcaagtctACTCAAAGAACAATCTTAAATAAGTAACAGCTcatgggtgcatgctcagtcgcttcactcatgtccgactttttgcaaccccatagactgtagcccaccggctcctctgtccacaagattttcCTGGCaacaataccggagtgggttgtcaagaTCCTCGAGGGatcatccctacccagggaccAATCCTGAGGCTTCTGCGTTTCCTGcactacagacagattctttaccactgagccaccagggaagtgacagCACAGGTGGTAAAAATCACACAAGAGGCCCAGGATCAGCAAGAGTCCGAGAAGCCCCAGTTGCCTGGGAGGAGCTCTCGCTCCTGGGATGTCTGGGTTCTTCCCTGGGTTAcatttctcttctgtctcctcctaGACACCACCTCTACCCCCCGGCCCAGAGCCACTCCCTCCTCTGACTCAGTGGGAGTCAGGCTGAAGTGCTGTCAGCCCACCTCCCCCCAGCCTGTCTGCACCCCATGCCCCCCCAACCCTCGCCATCCCGACATGCCCCCGCCAGCCCCTCACCAGCCGCTGCTGCTCCAGAAGAAGGTcagcctcttccttttcctttctgtacTGGTTCTCCAGATCCTGAAGCCTGGagttgggtgggaggggaggcaaAGCTGTGAGGTTCCGGAGCCACCTCAGTGGGGCATCTAACAACAGGAGGATGCTGGGGGCTGAGGGCCTGGGCGGGATGGCCAGGAGGGCCTGGGGCTTGATCACCCTCCCCACGCACCTCTTCTCCATCTCCAGCTTGATGTCGATGCCTTGCTGCTCCAGCAGTTCCTTCTGGGCAAAGTTCCAGTCAACGGGCTCGGAGGGCGGTCCTGGGGGTGGAGGGACCCCTCGCTCCCGCTCCAGCCGTGCCTGCTCCGGGTGATTGAAGCGGAACACGTGGTTCTTGCCCATCACGATcctattccctggaggagggaggagggagatgtgGGCTCACTCCCCAGAGCAGGACCCCTTCCTCACGCCCTAGGTGTAAGGGGCCTTGCCCACCAATCGAAGGAGCCCACACACCATCTCTCCCTTCATCCCAAGTCCAGGGCGATCAGAGCCAAGGCTCCCCCAGTTGACCCTGGGAACTGCCCTGTCCCTGAGAGTCACAGGAAGTCAGGAACTGGGCATCCTCTTCCTGTTGCCCTGAGGCAGCAAGACAAACCAAACCCTGgctcctctccccttcccagtCGATCTTCATATCCCACACTGTCTCCTACTTATCTCTGAGTCCTGCCCAGGATTCACCCACGAAGCTCTTCCTTGCACAGCCAGGCCCCTCACTACACCCTCCTCTACCTGACTTCAGCACCACGGGCTCGGTCACAAGTTTCCCATTGACATAGGTCTCAGCTCCTTCGCAGGGCTCCAGGGTGACCACCACTgaggcaaggagagagaagaaggaggGATCAGACTCCAAGGGAAGAGGGGTAAGGTCACATATTCCCACCCTGCATTCCCCTCCAAaacacacatgcaccccagttcCACCCTCCAGTACCTGTTGGGGGTGCCATGGCCCCTCTGGTGGCAGGCAGCATGGGAAAGGAAGAGCAGAAGGAGGGTTAGAGCCCCAGCTGCAGCTCCCACGAGCCTCggcggtggtggtggggggtgggtgctGCCTGTTCACCCTCCACCAGCCTCTCCAGCAGTGGCTTAACAAGCCTGGAACTCTCAGAGAACGTGGTCTCTCAGGTCCAACTGGTCAGTGGGCCCTGTCTATCATTCATGCCATCCAGACGACAACCCACTCCCTCCTTCCCAAACAACACTGTGCCTAGCCAGGTCTGGATTCCTCCGGAAGGCTCCTAGCCCCACTTCTGTCTGAAGCAGCTTGCAAAGTGCTACCTGACTAATCCTCTCAAGCCACAGTCCACAGATCCCTACCTTCATGGGATGAGATTAAAGTCAACCCAAGCCACAGTCTATCAAGGTGCTCCTTGTACAAATCACAGAACCCTCCTCTTGTGGGACACAAAGATGCCTGAGGCAGCTCCCTGTCCTCAAGGACAAGTGCCCCATGGTCAGGGGGCCCTGAATTTCAAAGACCCAGACTCTGTGACTCCTTAGTGGAGGGACACTGAGCAGTCACCTGATCTCTCAGAGCTATACAATGGGATAACAAAGTCTTTCCGTACAGAGTGGCTGAAAGGCTCAAACACAGTGATGCACGAAAATGAGTTATTTACGTTACAAGGAATAGAGAAACCAGAACAAATGGTAACGTAAAGCAAAGATGAGCCTATGGgtactgttgctgttgctgctgctaagtcgtttcagtcaggAGAACAAAAATAGCAAAGAGGAACTTGGCTTAGGGGCAGAGGACTAGAAATGATCATGGGAAAGTGCTAACTTTTGAGTTGATGCTCGAAGGGAAACTCAGATCAAGGGGCAGAAATGACGGAAAAGATGGCAGACAGATGTAATAAAACATCACTTGGTCCAAGCCCAGCAATGGAAGGTGGTGGCAGAggacaggatgagatgactgTAAGGCCATGAGCTGGCTCTTTTGCCCTTATTTCCCACCACACCCcaaattcatccatccattccacAAATATACTGGGCCCCTATAATACACCAGGCACTATTTTAGGTCCTGGAAATACAGGAGATAAAAAACATAATTGCTTCTCATACAGACATCATTTCTACTTGGTAAGACGATAAACAAGTAATTGAGCAAATAATCTAAAGTCAGGGTTGGGCGGTGATAGTTGTAATGGAAGGAAATCGGGCCAGGAGAGAACCCAGGTGAACCCACAGAGATCTGAACTGAGGCAGCCAGGACTCACAGCTCTGGCCCTAGAGCCAGCCATGCTGCATcccaacccagttctcctgctAGCTGTGTGTgacgcgctcagtcgtgtctgactcttttgcaacactgtgtgctaaagcccaccaggctcctctgtctgtggaattctccaggtaagaatactggagtgggttgctatttcctcctccagggtatcttcccaacgcagggatagaacctgggtctcctgcactgcaggcagattctttaccatctgagccaccagggaagctagctgTGTGGTCTCAGGCAAATTCCCCAACCCCAGGAACCTCAGCTCTCCCACCTGTGAGCTGGATGAGACAATACAAGTACACGGTAAGTAACAACTATTCTTCCATGTTCACGACTGCATCCCTGTGGCCTGCTCTTCTCAGCCTGTCTTTGGTCTTAAGTCTGGTGTTAAGAGCAAAGGCCCAAACAGACTAACCCTTTACACAGCCCCCATCTTTggcgagggcttcccaggtggctccatggtaaagaatctgcctgccaagcaggagactcatgtttgattcctgggtttgagaggtcccctcgagaaggaaatggccacccactccagtattctggcctgggaaatcccatgcatggacagaggagcctggtggcctaaaGTCCATGGTTTCGCCAAGAGTCGGAgatgaccgagcgactaaacaacgTCTTTAGGGCACAGAACAGCTGCTGTTTTCACTGTGATGTAACCAATGTGTGCCTGTCTTCTTCCCACACACACTCTGAGCTCCCCCTCAAGGGTGGGTTGGCTCCAAGGGCCTTCTGTGGTTTCGGTATCACCCCAGAACACAGCTTGAGGGAACCGCAGAACAGGAACTCGGCACTCACTCACTGGGTTGAACTGATTTAACAGTTCACAGCTCGCAATGCCGGAAGCGTGTGCTGCCACTGGGGACCTGAGCCAGGCGATAATCCACTGACCCTGAACTGGAATGGAAGCCCACCTGGCAGGTGTTCAACCTGAGCTGCACGCCATGAGAatacatctcttctttttttaaaacacgcTCTGATATGCCCGtctcccatccccccaccctACCCACCATCCCCCACCCTGCGCTGAGGCACATAGCCCCAGCTTGAGGTGGCAGACAGCTCAGGTGTGACACAGCACAGACACCAAGGACTCAGCTGTGACACGGCCAGCCTCCCTGCCCAACTCGCTCCCCAGAGTTCCACTTCACTCGGGCCCAGCTGAATACAAATCAgtccgtttaaaaaaaaaaaaaaaaaaaagactgaaccaGAACAAAATGTGACCTCAGAACACACCCTAAGTGGTACTTCACCACGAGCGTTGTGGTATTATCTGTCAGACACACTACTACCTGAGGGCTCGTGATTCCTAAAAGCTTTTGCTGCTGTGGCCAGAAACAGCTAAAAACCTCTGAAAGTTTTACAGCCAAAAGGATACACACATCAACTAACTGCCTAGAACTTTTGCATTCATAGCTGGACAGGTAAGTGGGTTTTCAGAGATAAATTCAGATATCCCACTGAAAAAGTACAAGTTTTCATAAAAAATGACCAAGGTGCTATTTGAGGCTAAAAAAATCAAGCAAGAGGGCTGGATCTCCTCTTCCCCAAAATCTTACCCTCTGGAGCCACAGTCTCCTGTTTCTGCCTTGGGGACCTTCACTACCCCTGCCCCTTGTAAACACTCTGCACCCTGAGGGTGGGTGCACAAAGCAGGGCCCCCATAGCTGACCAGGAGCTCAAAGCCCCTCTTAGGGTGGACACGTCCCTCTCACACGGCCACACTCCCAGAGCCCGACCCAGGCCTCTGCATTCAGCATGAGGGAGCGCTCTCTCCTTGTCTGGCCACTCCACTCTCACCCCCtcagccattaccttctccgtctGACTGAGGGATGCTCCGGAACAGGCAGTGTTGCTCTCGGATGAACTGCCCTGTCAGCTTGATGTCCACATCAACCTGGCCGACCCTGGGGAAGCAATGGCCGACATTTTCTGAGCATGTGCCAGTCATACATATGCCAAGCCCCTTCGAACCAAAACGCTCATCTGACTCAATCAACCAAGTATAATTATTCCCATTTCgcagaagaggaagctgaggctcagagacataagtaacttgcccaaagtcaggcAGCCTGGCAGTGGTGAAACTGGGGTGTGAGCTCAGATCTGCCTGGCTGCAAGCCCGCATCTGTTATGTACTGTTATGTAGCAGAGAGGGAAGGGAACCTACAGTGGGGTAGATGCTCTCAGTCTCGGTTCCTATATCCTTACGTGATGATCACCAAGGACAGCTGAGCAGCCTGGTGGaaaaggaaggaacactcccaccCGCTTACCTCCAGGAGGTGAGAGAGGAGGCTCTGAGACCTGGGGTTCATTAGCATTAGCCAGTGAAGCCACCTGCCACATGGGCACTGTCCCTCAACAGTGTGGGGCCAGGGTCATGTTTCCCTTCACTCCCCCGACCCCAAGGGAAGGTTCCACTAAGTGATGCCCAGGCAATGGTGCTGCAGGGTAAGAACGCGGTGGTCAAGTTCCCACCCACTCTCTGCCCCAGGAGATCAGGACCCAGCCATGCCAGCACTGGGCTCGTTTGGTCCCCAGGAGGCGTGTCACCCCCACCAAAGGTAGGCTCAGCCAGTTCTCAGGAATCCCAGAGCTAGCAGGGCTGCAAAAGAGCTGACGTGAGACCCAGAAGGTTCCCATGAGGTCACTAGGAAAGGCAGGTCCCTCTGCAACTAACCTCCGAAAAGAGAGACCGCCCCACAGGCCCAGAGCAAAGGCTACCTGGTGACGCCATCTTTGATGTGGTAGAGCAGACACTCGGACATCAGGGGGTCTTCGTTCAGGTTCACCAGGTGAGGAGTCTGAGGGGGAGGGGGCGGCAGTCAGCAGAGGGCCgtcaggagggagggaaagcaCTCTGGCAAACATCTCTGCAGGTGAGCTCTCCCAGCTCCTGCTGCCACTTATCTGACCCACCCTACCCTCTCCTCACACACAGGACACCCCCACCCTTCTAGCTGCTTCCCAGGCCCCACCAGTCTCCCTGCAGGAAACCTTGGCAGCAACCTGCCCTTGCCCTGCTTTCCCTCTGGCCCCAAGCTCATCATTTCTTCCTTCAAAATACACTTTACCACTTGTGGGGTGTGAGGGGAGGTAATGAGAGAGGACTGTTCAGACGTCTCCTGCCCACAACTCAAGCCCACCTGACTCAAGTCTGCTTCTGCAGCCTGTACCTCTGGGCCTCCTCCATGGCTGGGCCCAGCTCACTTAGCCCAAGCCCCTTTCCAGGGCGTCCTCTCCCCTTCTGAGCTCCCACCCACTGGACTCTGAGCCCTCACTCCTGAAGCAGAGCTCCTACATCCCTGCCTGTCCTCCTGCCTGGAACAGCCTCCCTCCTCGCGCCACCCCCACCCATCATAATCATTCACTTCCCGTCCCTCTTGGTCTGTCTCAAATGCCACCTCTTCCACGAAGCTTTCCTAAGCCGTCCACCTGAACACAAGATCCCCTGCCTGTTCTCCAAGGAGTTACTGTGGCCCTTCTAGGTACAAGACTCTACTGAGGTGCCAGGCAGGACACAGAGATGAGCCGAACCCAAATGCTGCTGTCCCATCAGTCAGGAAATCAGAGTCAACAACCGGAGACAAGATTGGGCGTGGAAACACCATCATAGGTGAGAAATGCATGTCTCATAGTAGACTTTCTGAACTTCTCATGCCCTCActtagctcattcattcatttatcccatTGTATCCTGGAAGGCGCTTATACACAAAGATGAGCGCAGTGAAGACCAATGGGAGCTCAGGCAAGTCAGGGGAACTTCATGGAAAAGGCAGTATGGGACCTGGTCTCTGACAATGAGGAGGACGTGAACATGCAGAAGAAAGGAGGGGTCTGAACAAAGGCAGGGAAGCCAGAAAGCACAGGGTACAGGGGGAAACACCCAGCAGTCAAGGCCCCATGTTTCTCTGGAAGTTCCCATGAACAGGAAGCCCAAGGCTATGTCCATGGTGGGTGCAATAAGTATTGATGTCTGATcctccaccaggcccctcatcaATCATTCTCCAACACCTGTTCTTCTCCAGAAGGACAGTCCCGCCCCTCTCAACCCTGCAGTGTCTGGCCTGCCTGGGAACGGCAAACACTGATGGGCCCTAGAAGCAGAAAGCAATCTGTCCCCTGGGAGAGGAGACACGATTTAGGACAGTGCTTTTCAATCTCTGTTCAGCCCAAGAACCCTTTGTTCACAGGAAACCTTACCGAGAGGCCTAACACATCAAGCAGATAAGCAGAGAGCTGCTCAGGtcgaagtgggggtgggggacacacaGTTCTGTCCTGCTCCCCATTCCCATCTTGGCCCCGTGAAGGAAGCTCCCAGCCAGGTTTGAAGATGACCAACTTAAGAAGATCTTAGGCCTGGGGTAAGGTCCCAGAATGAGGGGGTTTTTCCGAAAGTTCCTGGCTCTCCCCAGGACAAACTGGAGCTTTGGCCCCAAAGACCCAATTCTTCACTGGACCTTTCCTAGGCTGGAGTCACCCCCACTAAACCTGTTTCTCCTGTGAGTCTAACAGCTTTTTCTCTGAAATCCACATGACTTTTAAACCCATGAGAAACGGTTCATCTTCACCAccagaagaaaatgcaaaagtTACCTCCTCtaagacaccttttttttttaaccgatCAGATTGGCAAAGATGAAAAAGGTGAAGACAGTAAATGAACGTGGGCTCTCAAATATGTTGCTCAGGGAGTCTAAGTGGGCTTGGTTAATAATCTGGAGGCAAAACAGATCAAAATCTGACTGTTGCACCCCAAATCTCCACTTCTAGGAATCTGTTCTACAGACCACAAACTATTTTTAAGACTATCTTCTATAACATTGTTTATAGTATCAGAGAATGGGAaatgacctaaatgtccatcagtaggaagctggtttaaaaaaaaaattatttgatgtcTATACAATAGAATATCCTGACActgtggggaagaaaaaaaacaacggCAGACAGAACTATGATGCATtgttatgtgaaaaaaataacatgTCAGGTATGGAACCACTGCTACTGCAAAGAGAGAAGCGTGCCTGAGTATGTGGCTGACTTTCTCTCACACACGCCTGCATGCGTGGAGATGACCTCTAGAACACAGTGGATACTGCTAACAGGACTCGCCTCTGGGAGGGCAAGCTGAGGGTGGGAAGAAGGTTTCCTTTTCACTCCACACACCTCACCGCATGTGAATGCCATCTTTACAAGAACGAAACAAAAGCCCCTCCCATTGGTCCCAGGCTTGAGCAGGTGGCATCCTGTGCTGTGAGAACCCTGTCAGTCTGTCCATCCCTGTGGCGGAAGGTCCAGAGGTACCCAGCACCCcaaggtgatggacaggcaagccacACTGACAGCCTCTTTCCAGACCCTCCTCCCAGGTGTAGGCCTCTTGGGGACCCCAAAACCCCAGGTACCTAGCCCCAGACCTGACCCCTCAGCACTGCCGGCCACCCTCCATCACCCACAGACAGCTCTCTCACTCCCCAGGCTGAGCCTCAGGCAAACCCCTCTCCTCTGTTTAGATCCCGGTTCAGTGGGCCCTGCTTGCTCAGTCTCCCAGATGCCTCGTCTACCTGAAATTCGGAGGGGTCTCCTTCCAATGACCCACCGCCTGGAGGGAGTGTGTCACTCTTAGGGCCCGGTCCCATTATGCTTGCCACCAAGGCCCAGACAAGCATGGCTCCCTTCCAGCGCTGGGACGGGAAGTTCCTACTCTGCTCACCGGCCCCGGTACAGCTGTGCTGGCCCCAGTCCACTCTGGTTGGTGGGTCCTTGTGCTGTGCTGGTTGTTACAGGTTCTGAATATCATTCCTCCCTCCTCCAACTGAGCCTCATCACtcctgccctgcttccttccttctttcctcaccACAGAGACTTTCTGAGCTCTGACTACACCACCGGCATATGCAAGGCCCCACTCTGGTGACAAGATTCCACATTTGCTCAGCCCCATGTTTTCCCTGCTCCCACCACCCCATCCATCTTTCAGGCTACACTTTCCAAACCACCTTCTCCAGGAAACCAGTTTCCACAAGTCTCCAGGCTGCACTGATACATCCATCTTTAAACCTTTTGCTGCCTTTCCAATCAACACATTACAATTTTGTGCTCATTCTTCCTCTATTCCTTTACAGTCTTGTTTTCCCAAGCTAACTTtacaaaactttaattttttaggtTTGAGGTTTTGTTTGAGTAGGTACCACACACACagggttgttgttatttagtcactaagtcacatctgactctttttgatcccatgacAGTAGCCagccatactcctctgtccatgggacttctcaagccagaatcctggagtgggctgctatttcctactccaggggatcttcctgactcatggattgaacctgcatctcctgcactgcaggcggattctttttcactgagccaccaaaagcAGGTCACATGCGCAGGGTATAAAATCCAAACGATACAGAAAAGCACATCGTGGAAAAGTCACTTTCCCAATCAACCTGTACTCTCCccagcctctgccttcccctGGGGTAACCACCATAACCAGTTTCTTATGAAGCCAGAAACACACGCTATGCGTGAACTCACACACGTGTGTGGGCTTCTGTCTGTCAATACCTAGGTCTTCCCTGGCATCCTTCTGCGGACCCTAGATGGATGGAGAAGACAGGGACAGCCTGATAACATAGACAGCAAGTGGCAGGAATGGGGGCAGAGATAATGGAGGGCCAATCCAGAGACCTCAGAAAGCAGAGTTAGAACTCACTACCCTGCCACCCCAACCCTCTTCTCTCAGCACCCAGAGTCTCCCAGGCCTCCTCATTCAGCCCTTCACTCACCTTCTTTGGAGAGAAGACGCCCACGGTTCCCCCGTCTTCCCGGACAGCCACCCCCATCTCAGCCAGCAGTGCTTCTCTGCAGGCAAAGGAGAGGCGGATATTGGTCTTGTCCTCAGGACCCACAAACCCATTCTGGGCAGGGCctgacctcccctccccaccccgctcctTCCGGGGCTCCAGCTGtgggccccacccccacacctctCCATCCTCAAGGCCTCCGTCTTACGGAGTTTCTCCTCCCAGGTTTCATTCAGCTCAGCGATaatcttctctgtctcctgtggGCACAAACAGGCAGGGATCAGGACAGTCTAGGACAAGCCCTCCCAGGGGGGCATGCTACTCCCAGAATGCCTTCTTCCTCTTGGACCCTGGCTTTGGAGAAAAAACTCCCAGTggcccccaggccccaccccttCTCTGCTCCAGCATCCCACCTGCAGTCTCTCCATGGCCTCCTCAGGCCCAATCTGGGGCTCGGCATTAGGGGAAAATGAGGGCTCCAGCTCCCCATTGTGAGCTGCGGGGGATGAAGGTGAAGCTGGGGCAGAGGGTGACGACACAGCCGGCAAAGCACCTTCGGGACTCCCCTCGTCCACCTTCCGGCCtaggagggagaaagaaataaaaggagggtAAGGAACGATGCATCTCACAAGAGACAGAGATCTCACACCAGACCAGCCTGTAAGGACTACAGAAGACATGTAGTCCCCTCCCACCAAGTGGAAAGCCTTCCTACTACAGCCTTGACAAATGGACACTGAGTCTCTGCTTGTTCCCCTCCAGGGATGGAGAGCTCATTACTAAACAAGGCAGCCAGTTCCTTCTGCTATTAGATGACATGCGCCATCAGAAAGTGCTTTGCTGTGTTGAGCTAAAATCTGAAACGTACCTGTTTCTAGTTCTGCCTTCTGGGATGAGAGGGACTACACTGTTTTTTTTCTTGCACAAAACTACCCTTCAAATGTGCAGAGGCCAACATCGCATCTACCTTCTCTTCCCAAGAACCCTTATTTTCCCCATCATGCCCCTGAGCACCCTGACTCCTCAAAGGGATGGACCCCAAGACTGAATGCAGAAGGACCCCAAGACTGGACACAGTTAACACGGATCGCAGATTCTCTAATACAGATGCCATTTCAGGGTAAAGAGGCCAAGCCTCACATTTCAGAAATTACTCCAAGTTCCCGTAATTAAGTTTACGATCAATTTAATTCCCAATGTTTCACAAGAATTTCTGTCAAAGCAGATGCCCAGCAGTCTATTCTTAATGACTTACTGTGTAAGTCACAAATGCATGACTAGCTATTTATTCCTGCTCCTATCATTTCAGTAGTTCCAGGAGCCTGTCAAGGTCCCTCTGAATCCTGCCTGCCCCTCCTCGGGAGGACCTGTTGCTCCCAGCTGTCACATCTGAAAGCATGATCTGTCACCTCTCCATATCTGCAGCTAAGTCACGGGGCACATATGGGCTTTACTGGGTAGTGGTCCCTCCCTGGCTCCAGGCCTGGACAAAGGCAAATCAGGAGGGATGAGGCCCAGGGACCTCCCGAGCCACTCCTCCCGGAGGCCCACCTCCCAGGGCCGAGGCGGAGAGCCCTTGAGCCATGAGCAGCTCCCGCAGCCGGGCCACCTCTTCCTGCAGCTCCCGGATCAGCCGGGCGTTAGGGTCCTCATTGATGACGGCGTTGCAGCGGATCTGCTTGGTGCGGTCAGCATACctggaagaggagggaggagtGGGACCGGTGAGGGCCAGACACAGGCGACCTTGGTCTGCTGCCTGatgccctctctccctcccacgtTTCCTCACAGTGGGGTAGAGTTGAAGGTCAGCCCTCTCTCATGCACAGGCTCCTGAGCTACCAGCCTCTGAGCTCCTGGCACTTCTCAtgtcccaccccagccctgccagaGCCCCACCTGAGGGTGCTAAGAGTCTCTTCATAATTGATGTCCGCGGGGCTCAGGGCTGCAATCATTGCTGTGCGGGAATTCCCACCTGTGAATGGAGAGCACGGGAAAGCTTAAGCTGGGTAGAGTTCTAGAAAAAGTCAGACTGGGTCTCAGGGGCAGGGGGCCTCACTACCCAGGCAGGGGTCTGAGAGGATCACTGTTCAAGGCAAAGTGAAGCTAAGAGTTGATGAAGCTGATCATGAAACTGACAGTCAGAACAAGTGGGGATACCAGACATCTGTGGGATGGTCAAAGGTCAGGGAGAGGAGGGTGAAGTCAGAGGCGGCTGTGGGGTCTGAGGGTTCACAGGGAGCCCCAGGTCAGTGAGGCCCTTGGCTTGGCAGGGAGGGTATGGCCTTGATCTCAGCATGAGGACACTGTATAAAGGATGCCCCAGGCTCAGGCAGGGAGTCAGGGGACAACTGGAGGACTTGAGGTCCCAGGGGCAGCAGTGGGTCGTCAGATGCATCAACAGGGGTTAGCAGGACTGGTGGCAGGgtcggcagagagagagagagagagaattcccTCACCCAGATTCTCTTTGAGCAGCCAGGTGAGCACAGAGTCCCTGTAAGGGATAAAATCCGA is part of the Budorcas taxicolor isolate Tak-1 chromosome 19, Takin1.1, whole genome shotgun sequence genome and harbors:
- the KIF1C gene encoding kinesin-like protein KIF1C isoform X1, which codes for MAGASVKVAVRVRPFNARETSQDAKCVVSMQGSTTSIINPKQSKDAPKSFTFDYSYWSHTSAEDPQFASQQQVYRDIGEEMLLHAFEGYNVCIFAYGQTGAGKSYTMMGRQEPGQQGIVPQLCEDLFSRVSKNQSAQLSYSVEVSYMEIYCERVRDLLNPKSRGSLRVREHPILGPYVQDLSKLAVTSYADIADLMDCGNKARTVAATNMNETSSRSHAVFTIVFTQRCHDQLTGLDSEKVSKISLVDLAGSERADSSGARGMRLKEGANINKSLTTLGKVISALADMQSKKRKSDFIPYRDSVLTWLLKENLGGNSRTAMIAALSPADINYEETLSTLRYADRTKQIRCNAVINEDPNARLIRELQEEVARLRELLMAQGLSASALGGRKVDEGSPEGALPAVSSPSAPASPSSPAAHNGELEPSFSPNAEPQIGPEEAMERLQETEKIIAELNETWEEKLRKTEALRMEREALLAEMGVAVREDGGTVGVFSPKKTPHLVNLNEDPLMSECLLYHIKDGVTRVGQVDVDIKLTGQFIREQHCLFRSIPQSDGEVVVTLEPCEGAETYVNGKLVTEPVVLKSGNRIVMGKNHVFRFNHPEQARLERERGVPPPPGPPSEPVDWNFAQKELLEQQGIDIKLEMEKRLQDLENQYRKEKEEADLLLEQQRLYADSDSGDDSDKRSCEESWRLISSLREQLPPTTVQTIVKRCGLPSSGKRRAPRRVYQIPQRRRLQGKDPRWATMADLKMQAVKEICYEVALADFRHGRAEIEALAALKMRELCRTYGKPEGPGDAWRAVARDVWDTVGEEEGGGGGGGGSEEGARGAEVEDLRAHIDKLTGILQEVKLQNSTKDRELQALRDRMLRMERVIPLTQDHEDENEEAGETTWAQPQGSEAAEEEVPSDRAPPARPSSPPLSSWERVSRLMEEDPAFRRGRLRWLKQEQLRLQGLQGSGGRGGGLRRPPARFVPPHDCKLRFPFKSNPQHRESWPGAGAGESPAPPQPPEELTPPPATPARRPPSPRRSHRPRRNSLDGGGRSRGGGSTQPEPQHFQPKKHNYYPQQPQPYPAQRPPGPRYPPYTTPPRMRRQRSAPDLKESGAAV
- the KIF1C gene encoding kinesin-like protein KIF1C isoform X2, which codes for MPSVWSACRAAPPVTIINPKQSKDAPKSFTFDYSYWSHTSAEDPQFASQQQVYRDIGEEMLLHAFEGYNVCIFAYGQTGAGKSYTMMGRQEPGQQGIVPQLCEDLFSRVSKNQSAQLSYSVEVSYMEIYCERVRDLLNPKSRGSLRVREHPILGPYVQDLSKLAVTSYADIADLMDCGNKARTVAATNMNETSSRSHAVFTIVFTQRCHDQLTGLDSEKVSKISLVDLAGSERADSSGARGMRLKEGANINKSLTTLGKVISALADMQSKKRKSDFIPYRDSVLTWLLKENLGGNSRTAMIAALSPADINYEETLSTLRYADRTKQIRCNAVINEDPNARLIRELQEEVARLRELLMAQGLSASALGGRKVDEGSPEGALPAVSSPSAPASPSSPAAHNGELEPSFSPNAEPQIGPEEAMERLQETEKIIAELNETWEEKLRKTEALRMEREALLAEMGVAVREDGGTVGVFSPKKTPHLVNLNEDPLMSECLLYHIKDGVTRVGQVDVDIKLTGQFIREQHCLFRSIPQSDGEVVVTLEPCEGAETYVNGKLVTEPVVLKSGNRIVMGKNHVFRFNHPEQARLERERGVPPPPGPPSEPVDWNFAQKELLEQQGIDIKLEMEKRLQDLENQYRKEKEEADLLLEQQRLYADSDSGDDSDKRSCEESWRLISSLREQLPPTTVQTIVKRCGLPSSGKRRAPRRVYQIPQRRRLQGKDPRWATMADLKMQAVKEICYEVALADFRHGRAEIEALAALKMRELCRTYGKPEGPGDAWRAVARDVWDTVGEEEGGGGGGGGSEEGARGAEVEDLRAHIDKLTGILQEVKLQNSTKDRELQALRDRMLRMERVIPLTQDHEDENEEAGETTWAQPQGSEAAEEEVPSDRAPPARPSSPPLSSWERVSRLMEEDPAFRRGRLRWLKQEQLRLQGLQGSGGRGGGLRRPPARFVPPHDCKLRFPFKSNPQHRESWPGAGAGESPAPPQPPEELTPPPATPARRPPSPRRSHRPRRNSLDGGGRSRGGGSTQPEPQHFQPKKHNYYPQQPQPYPAQRPPGPRYPPYTTPPRMRRQRSAPDLKESGAAV